In Penicillium psychrofluorescens genome assembly, chromosome: 5, a single window of DNA contains:
- a CDS encoding uncharacterized protein (ID:PFLUO_008210-T1.cds;~source:funannotate) yields the protein MPNDEEEQDRMDITHHIWLMLLGGELYNAPITSSPQNILDLGTGTGIWAMDIAETFPGAHVIGNDISPIQPNWVAPNIEFIIEDFESEWTYKLNHFDFIHARCLAGCVADWPEFIRRIYGHVKPGGYFESHESAVWARSDDGSLKEDSALMEWQQAVNLAGDKSGRELNIYHKLKDWMIAAGFEDVSLTVYALPFSPWPRDPHLKALGKYQAVQLQQAIDSYSLRLYTQVLGWSPDAAQIHNAIVKRELRDKKLHAYVQTVAVHGRKPLRS from the exons ACACATCACAT ATGGCTGATGCTACTGGGAGGGGAGCTCTATAATGCCCCTATCACATCATCCCCACAGAACATTCTTGACCTAGGAACTGGAACAGGTATTTGGGCCATGGACATTGCCGA GACATTCCCTGGCGCTCACGTCATTGGGAACGACATCAGCCCTATCCAGCCCAATTGGGTGGCCCCAAATATCGAGTTCATCATAGAGGATTTCGAAAGTGAATGGACGTATAAACTAAACCACTTTGACTTTATCCATGCACGATGCCTAGCAGG ATGCGTGGCCGACTGGCCCGAGTTCATCCGCCGGATCTACGGCCACGTCAAACCTGGCGGCTACTTTGAATCTCACGAAAGTGCTGTGTGGGCCCGTAGCGACGATGGCTCCCTCAAGGAAGATTCCGCGCTCATGGAATGGCAGCAGGCCGTCAATCTCGCCGGCGACAAGAGTGGCCGGGAGCTGAATATCTACCATAAGCTGAAGGACTGGATGATCGCAGCCGGGTTCGAGGATGTTAGCTTGACGGTCTACGCCCTGCCGTTCTCACCCTGGCCGCGCGATCCCCACCTAAAAGCTCTTGGGAAATACCAGGCAGTGCAGCTACAGCAAGCCATCGATTCCTATTCGCTGCGCTTGTACACGCAGGTGCTGGGCTGGAGCCCGGATGCGGCCCAGATTCATAATGCTATAGTCAAACGGGAGCTGCGGGATAAGAAGTTGCATGCTTATGTTCAAAC AGTCGCCGTCCATGGGAGGAAGCCTCTTCGATCCTAA
- a CDS encoding uncharacterized protein (ID:PFLUO_008211-T1.cds;~source:funannotate): MRLSIVLATLGFLGPFASAHTESADSWIATIWDHFKQAVDCAGCQALLGSLRLVAKFGEIFMEDVLIGVCDIAGVEDPDVCSGIIQNEGAAVHYSLLNLHIGSHTATTLCASLIGLCQYPPVRPGNLSFPVPKPAKSRPEPSRQPPIKVVHFSDTHVDLSYETGSNYDCSKPICCRAYTEEDAPGNTSTPCGPWGNPMCDPPYRLQESMMAAIADLNPDFSIYTGDVPAHNVWSVTKAEALRDFNATYGSIEKSLGMVFAALGNHDTAPLNLFPSNKIPSEYNPQWAYDALAANWLGLAGIASIHSATQHGSYSAVHSEAKLRVISYNSIFYYKDNFFVYEEPMEYDPNEQFAWLISKLQLAENTNQRVWLIAHIPSGNADHFRDYSHYFDEIVQRYDATIAALFFGHTHTDTFQIAYSNYSNRNWDTASTMGYVAPSMTPTSGSPSFRVYEIDPVTFGVMDFTQYIANISNPSYQINPKWEPYYSAKKAYGSKLLPPVQDPSAEMTPAFWHNVTVVMEQNSSVFQAFWARRTRGINVTSCTGNCITKEICALRGADAQYNCAVPRVGFSFRKRDMTSEYSLREEELRPECNHAGMGQLLAKIAHRAALENGKEVEHIKQNVG, from the exons ATGAGACTGTCGATCGTGCTGGCTACTCTGGGGTTTCTGGGACCTTTTGCCAGCGCCCATACCGAGTCTGCGGACAGCTGGATCGCCACCATCTGGGACCATTTCAAGCAGGCCGTAGACTGCGCCGGCTGCCAG GCACTCCTAGGAAGCCTCAGGCTGGTCGCGAAGTTTGGCGAAATTTTCATGGAGGATGTGCTGATCGGGGTGTGCGATATTGCCGGG GTCGAAGACCCCGATGTCTGTTCGGGAATCATTCAAAACGAAGGAGCTGCAGTGCACTACTCTCTGTTGAATCTACATATCGGCTCTCACACGGCCACGACCCTCTGTGCCAGCCTGATCGGACTTTGTCAATATCCCCCTGTTCGCCCTGGCAACTTGTCTTTTCCCGTCCCCAAGCCAGCAAAGTCTCGACCTGAGCCTAGTAGGCAACCTCCGATCAAAGTTGTCCATTTCAGCGATACACATGTGGATCTATCCTATGAAACTGGCTCCAACTACGACTGTTCCAAGCCgatctgctgcagggcatacaccgaagaagatgcgccTGGAAACACATCCACCCCTTGCGGGCCATGGGGTAACCCGATGTGTGATCCACCGTATCGGCTTCAAGAAAGCATGATGGCAGCCATCGCAGACTTGAATCCTGACTTCTCTATCTACACGGGTGACGTGCCGGCGCACAATGTCTGGTCCGTAACCAAGGCAGAGGCGCTTCGTGATTTCAACGCCACATACGGGTCGATAGAGAAAAGTCTCGGGATGGTATTTGCTGCCCTGGGCAACCATGACACAGCGCCGTTGAACCTCTTCCCGTCTAACAAAATCCCAAGCGAGTACAATCCTCAATGGGCCTATGATGCGCTTGCTGCGAACTGGCTCGGTCTAGCTGGGATAGCTTCCATCCACTCCGCTACTCAGCACGGCTCATACTCCGCTGTTCATTCTGAAGCCAAGCTACGCGTGATCTCCTACAACAGCATATTCTACTACAAAGATAACTTCTTCGTGTACGAAGAACCAATGGAATACGATCCGAACGAACAGTTTGCCTGGCTCATTAGCAAGCTACAGCTTGCAGAGAACACCAACCAGCGAGTATGGCTAATCGCACATATCCCATCCGGCAATGCAGACCACTTTCGCGACTACTCCCACTACTTCGACGAGATCGTGCAACGGTACGATGCTACAATCGCAGCTCTATTCTTCGGACACACGCACACAGACACGTTCCAGATCGCATACTCGAATTACAGCAACCGGAACTGGGACACGGCGAGCACGATGGGCTATGTCGCGCCCTCAATGACTCCGACGTCAGGCTCGCCATCCTTTCGCGTCTACGAAATCGATCCCGTCACGTTCGGGGTCATGGATTTCACACAGTACATCGCGAACATCAGCAACCCCTCGTATCAAATCAACCCCAAATGGGAGCCTTACTACTCCGCTAAAAAGGCGTATGGATCCAAGTTATTGCCCCCAGTCCAAGACCCCAGCGCGGAAATGACGCCAGCCTTCTGGCACAATGTCACCGTCGTCATGGAGCAGAATTCCTCAGTCTTTCAAGCTTTCTGGGCTAGACGTACTCGCGGGATTAATGTGACCAGCTGTACCGGCAACTGCATAACAAAGGAGATCTGTGCGCTTCGCGGTGCAGATGCGCAGTATAATTGTGCCGTGCCAAGAGTGGGATTTAGTTTTCGCAAGCGTGATATGACGAGCGAGTATTCGCTACGGGAAGAGGAACTCCGTCCTGAGTGCAATCATGCTGGGATGGGACAGTTGCTGGCGAAGATCGCGCATCGCGCTGCTCTGGAGAATGGGAAAGAGGTTGAACACATCAAGCAAAATGTGGGGTGA
- a CDS encoding uncharacterized protein (ID:PFLUO_008212-T1.cds;~source:funannotate), with product MQDRRPLVLGVSIAFFVIASIFVALRFVSRIFVVRRVGLHDYLMLLAWLIDFGFSFALFYATSKGLGLHAHDIPPADEPALNRANYAFTVLYNPALMAVKTSILVFYLTFTRGEKLFRWANYVTLAVVNAAGLALTLVNVFQCDPVSAAFYSDVPDGAQCTDIITLYLSSSPVNIITDLAILFLPMPILTNMRLPMKQKAILVITFSFGFFVAVVDVIRIAFLQRAATSHQTEIQSIHISNIGIADFSWYASLSFMWSAVEVNVSVICGCVPSLKPLVARLVPKLIKDTNGSSDNTPNAHGATDGPVAIPSPAAMPAPSGETPSSPSDSSEKSSSQQRRGSMATRRRNSNAPMAMIDMLSQHDGQPQDTEANTAPTSSSYPSNFRFFDFVNVKNPESMLKLNNRESIAPNAWTTVLFFLWGFEYGLLDVLNAQFQSIVHLNTWHSLGLHGAYFGGYVLGPILVGRPVLKTWGFKSTFITGLCIYGCGALVFWPSAVLTSTAAFTISNLIVGIGLSVLETAANPFIALCGPLENSEIRLNISQGVQAVGSVLSPLLAQKVLFKSVTDVASLVDVQWTYLGIALFDVLLAVAFYYFPIPEASDEDLEELANRRRDDNMTKVLGVPVVWLTLALGVWSQFFYLAGQEVLSTAFETFVGSQDSGFTLDAFEMLTVGHSVFAVGRFVAAFAQWFLKPRWILMVSYIGMIVFSVLCMKTTGSTAVIMTMLVYLFESGAFSIIFAISLRGTGRHTKTAATLLTVAISGGACFPFAQYAAYLARGEAYSFCVLVAVFCAGAIFPFYLNFVPAARKQVDPVPNEYLRYRRRSRNQQNDPPREKHNPPTSDVFSRRRSVVENPLQSVSLPDMTHPRPQAQNIQSSQLSLNSGTKRHSNLSSISES from the exons ATGCAGGACCGCCGACCGTTGGTGCTGGGGGTCTCGAtcgccttcttcgtcatcgccagCATCTTCGTGGCCCTGCGGTTTGTCTCCCGCATCTTCGTGGTAAGAAGAGTTGGGTTACACGATTATTTGATGTTGCTTGCATGG TTGATCGACTTTGGATTCTCATTTGCCCTGTTCTACGCGACTAGCAAAGGACTCGGGCTCCACGCACACGATATCCCTCCTGCAGATGAGCCTGCGCTGAATCGCGCCAATTATGCCTTTACCGTCCTCTAC AATCCGGCGTTGATGGCCGTCAAAACCTCGATCCTGGTCTTTTACTTGACTTTCACACGCGGCGAGAAACTCTTTCGATGGGCCAACTATGTGACCCTTGCAGTGGTAAACGCGGCCGGTCTCGCATTGACTCTTGTCAATGTCTTCCAATGCGATCCCGTCAGCGCCGCGTTTTATTCCGATGTCCCGGACGGTGCGCAATGTACCGATATCATCACGCTGTATCTGTCCTCGTCGCCAGTGAACATTATCACCGATCTGGCCATCCTTTTTCTGCCAATGCCGATCTTGACCAATATGCGGCTACCCatgaagcagaaggcgaTCCTGGTCATTACGTTCAGCTTCGGTTTCTTCGTGGCCGTAGTCGATGTGATCCGGATTGCGTTTCTCCAACGAGCCGCCACCTCCCATCAAACGGAAATCCAATCAATCCATATTTCTAACATTGGAATTGCCGACTTTAGCT GGTATGCGTCGCTGTCTTTCATGTGGTCAGCCGTCGAAGTCAATGTGTCGGTCATTTGTGGATGTGTTCCCAGTCTCAAGCCCCTTGTTGCCCGTCTCGTCCCCAAATTGATCAAAGACACAAACGGCTCATCTGATAATACCCCGAATGCTCATGGAGCAACTGACGGTCCCGTGGCGATACCTTCACCGGCCGCAATGCCCGCTCCAAGCGGCGAaacaccatcttcgccgtcaGACAGCAGTGAAAAATCATCATCGCAGCAAAGAAGGGGTAGCATGGCTACACGTCGTCGCAATTCCAACGCCCCCATGGCGATGATAGATATGCTCAGTCAACATGACGGCCAGCCTCAAGACACAGAGGCAAACACGGCTCCCACCAGCTCTTCATACCCATCTAATTTTAGATTCTTTGACTTTGTCAACGTGAAGAATCCAGAGAGTATGCTCAAGTTGAATAACAGAGAGTCGATCGCGCCCAACGCCTGGACTACGgtgcttttctttttgtggGGATTTGAATACGGTTTATTGGATGTCCTCAATGCTCAGTTCCAGAGTATTGTTCATCTTAACACCTGGCACTCATTGGGTCTTCACGGTGCCTACTTTGGCGGGTACGTCCTTGGTCCAATCCTCGTCGGCCGCCCAGTCCTCAAAACCTGGGGCTTCAAATCTACCTTCATAACGGGGTTGTGTATCTACGGCTGTGGCGCACTAGTCTTCTGGCCGTCTGCTGTCCTTacatccaccgccgccttCACAATATCCAACTTGATTGTTGGAATTGGCCTCTCAGTCTTGGAGACAGCTGCTAACCCGTTCATCGCACTGTGTGGACCACTTGAAAATTCAGAGATCCGTTTGAACATTTCACAAGGCGTGCAAGCTGTCGGGAGCGTTCTCTCACCGCTGCTGGCCCAGAAGGTGCTCTTCAAGAGCGTCACGGACGTCGCCTCTCTGGTAGACGTTCAATGGACTTATCTTGGAATTGCTCTTTTTGATGTTCTTTTGGCAGTGGCCTTCTACTATTTCCCGATTCCCGAGGCATCTGACGAAGACCTGGAGGAGCTAGCCAACCGCCGTCGAGATGACAACATGACCAAAGTCCTTGGAGTCCCTGTGGTGTGGCTCACCCTTGCCTTGGGAGTGTGGTCACAGTTTTTCTACTTGGCGGGTCAAGAAGTCCTTTCGACGGCTTTTGAAACATTCGTCGGCTCTCAAGATTCGGGATTTACCCTTGATGCGTTCGAAATGTTAACGGTTGGCCATAGCGTCTTCGCCGTAGGGCGTTTCGTTGCCGCCTTTGCACAGTGGTTCCTGAAGCCTCGCTGGATTCTCATGGTCTCTTACATTGGCATGATCGTCTTCTCTGTGCTCTGCATGAAGACCACCGGCTCCACAGCCGTAATTATGACGATGCTGGTCTACCTCTTCGAGAGCGGTGCCTTCAGCATTATCTTTGCCATTTCTTTGCGCGGAACGGGGCGACACACAAAAACCGCTGCAACCCTCTTGACCGTCGCCATCAGCGGTGGCGCTTGCTTCCCCTTCGCGCAGTATGCGGCCTACCTAGCCCGCGGCGAGGCATACTCATTCTGTGTTCTCGTGGCGGTTTTCTGTGCCGGTGCCATCTTCCCTTTCTATCTCAACTTTGTTCCCGCCGCCAGGAAACAAGTTGACCCTGTTCCGAACGAGTATCTTCGTTAccgacgccgcagccgcaATCAACAGAATGACCCTCCTCGAGAAAAGCATAACCCACCTACGAGTGATGTTTTCTCTCGTCGTCGCAGCGTTGTCGAAAACCCCCTACAATCTGTCTCCTTGCCTGATATGACCCATCCAAGGCCCCAGGCACAGAATATACAGAGCTCGCAGCTCAGCTTGAACTCAGGCACAAAAAGACATTCCAATTTGTCAAGCATCTCAGAATCATAG
- a CDS encoding uncharacterized protein (ID:PFLUO_008213-T1.cds;~source:funannotate), whose translation MLPDQIGIPTALIRGGSSKALFFKDEDVPPPGPLRDAVMKRAMGTPDPLQIDGLGGTRIVTSKVAIIKTSDRADADVDYTYAQVSIAEDSIRFHGNCGNISSGVGPFAIDEGLIKTPFREGVSVDPSMKTREVRIYQTAIKKILIAHVPVHIVSGKALSKGDFAIAAVPGTGAPILMDFRNTIGGFRDNGPLPTGHATDTLQIGQKSVPVTIVDIATLTTFVRATDLGVENLSGLSAADITNNPQIVAICKEVRGKVAQLLGMCRDWELVDEQSLGVPSVTLIGPPSQDGHITSRFILNNMCHDSMAGTIATCTAACSRIEGTMVYQVMGAGTLESEIFNISHPLGIMPVKVEAAVQGKRASTISLAAPEYNVLAFVRTSRRLMDGKVYIPDDVWPAA comes from the exons ATGCTCCCAGACCAGATCGGGATTCCGACCGCCCTAATCCGCGGCGGGTCTAGCAAagccctcttcttcaaagaCGAAGACGTGCCCCCACCAGGACCCCTCCGGGATGCGGTAATGAAACGAGCAATGGGCACACCAGACCCCCTCCAAATTGATGGACTGGGCGGAACCCGCATCGTCACGTCCAAAGTCGCCATTATCAAGACCTCGGACCGCGCCGACGCTGACGTTGATTACACCTACGCGCAAGTTAGTATTGCCGAGGATAGTATTCGCTTCCATGGGAACTGCGGTAATATCAGTTCCGGTGTTGGACCCTTCGCCATTGATGAGGGGTTAATTAAGACGCCTTTTCGAGAGGGTGTCTCTGTTGATCCGAGCATGAAGACGAGGGAGGTGCGCATTTATCAGACTGCTATTAAGAAGATTCTTATTGCGCATGTTCCTGTGCATATCGTCTCGGGAAAGGCTCTCTCGAAGGGCGATTTTGCTATTGCTGCTGTGCCGGGGACCGGGGCGCCGATTCTTATGGATTTTCGGAAT ACCATTGGCGGTTTCCGGGATAACGGCCCGTTGCCAACAGGACATGCAACGGATACGCTGCAGATCGGACAAAAGAGTGTACCAGTCACCATCGTGGACATCGCCACACTGACCACATTCGTGCGAGCAACAGACCTGGGCGTAGAGAATCTATCCGGCCTCAGCGCTGCCGACATCACGAACAACCCGCAGATTGTAGCGATCTGTAAAGAAGTACGCGGCAAAGTAGCACAATTACTGGGAATGTGCCGGGACTGGGAACTCGTCGACGAGCAGTCCCTTGGTGTACCGTCAGTTACTCTCATTGGCCCGCCGAGTCAGGATGGTCATATCACATCCCGGTTTATTTTAAACAACATGTGCCATGATAGCATGGCTGGGACTATAGCTACCTGTACAGCAGCTTGCAGTCGAATTGAGGGAACTATGGTATACCAGGTGATGGGTGCCGGAACATTGGAGAGTGAGATTTTCAATATTTCTCATCCCCTGGGTATTATGCCTGTCAAAGTGGAGGCTGCTGTTCAAGGCAAGCGCGCGTCAACTATTTCACTTGCTGCGCCGGAGTACAATGTTCTTGCATTCGTACGGACGTCTCGGAGACTTATGGATGGGAAGGTGTATATTCCAGATGATGTTTGGCCCGCTGCCTAG
- a CDS encoding uncharacterized protein (ID:PFLUO_008214-T1.cds;~source:funannotate) yields MWASDSVFKGADGTRDSLTLRIRSRLTMSVIYDVFWWWREEIAGLASPYKEKRDGNSKDTESERHDIHANDNQRQDIHSRAPAEFDSIPYFGTEFDDLAEFSWTGALKGATLDQPAVDEAIFGMTPGSN; encoded by the exons ATGTGGGCCAGCGACTCTGTTTTCAAGGGCGCTGATGGTACACGAGATAGCCTCACGCTGCGTATTCGAAGTCGGTTGACAATGAGTGTCATATATGATGTTTTCTGGTGGTGGCGTGAGGAGATTGCTGGCTTAGCGAGCCCTTATAAGGAGAAACGGGACGGGAATAGTAAAG ATACTGAAAGTGAGAGACACGATATCCATGCAAATGACAACCAACGCCAGGACATCCATTCAAGAGCTCCAGCAGAGTTTGACAGCATCCCATACTTCGGCACCGAGTTTGACGACCTCGCAGAATTCAGCTGGACAGGCGCACTGAAAGGGGCGACACTGGACCAACCAGCAGTCGATGAAGCGATCTTTGGAATGACACCTGGTTCGAACTGA
- a CDS encoding uncharacterized protein (ID:PFLUO_008215-T1.cds;~source:funannotate) has translation MRNPTPVMTQLYTMIPYAFGIVTLPIGNILADRFNKKGIPILICLGVCLIGYILLLTSTSQAVLVVGCCFVSAGAYPAVVLSSAWVLISHAGFTKRATSWAMAQIFIQCYSIISTQVYVDPPRFFEGHGTLLGLNALGVVAVLVTMWIFGRENKRRDAVAAEFAARGEVNPDSLKDYEELCDKHPDFRYTL, from the exons ATGAGG AATCCGACTCCAGTCATGACTCAACTATACACCATGATCCCCTACGCATTTGGCATTGTCACCCTTCCGATTGGAAATATTCTGGCGGATCGGTTCAACAAGAAGGGAATCCCAATTTTAATTTGCCTTGGTGTTTGCCTGATCGGGTATATTCTCCTTCTCACGAGTACCAGTCAAGCTGTCCTCGTAGTGGGATGCTGCTTTGTCTCGGCCGGTGCTTATCCCGCTGTCGTTTTGTCTAGTGCCTGGGTCTTGATCTCACACGCTGGTTTTACCAAGCGAGCCACTTCCTGGGCAATGGCACAGATCTTCATTCAGTGCTATAGCATCATCAGCACGCAGGTCTATGTTGATCCACCGCGGTTTTTTGAGGGACATGGTACACTACTTGGATTGAACGCTCTCGGTGTGGTTGCTGTCCTGGTCACTATGTGGATCTTCGGCAGAGAGAATAAACGCCGGGATGCTGTGGCTGCCGAGTTTGCTGCGAGGGGAGAGGTCAACCCTGACAGTCTTAAGGATTATGAGGAGCTTTGTGACAAGCACCCCGATTTCAGATACACATTGTAG
- a CDS encoding uncharacterized protein (ID:PFLUO_008216-T1.cds;~source:funannotate), which produces MCTEFGAITGLFVPDDIVHTYVSGRKQKYRRSSSIYFQPDADAVYSGTYEIDLSKVTPLFAIYPSPDDVVPVTEKEGMHLDGCFIGACTTTEEDLILAALVLDVGLRRNLPLAPGKRHVAPGSIPIRSRLEALGFLDIFKEAGFSVGVPGCSYCVGMGADQAGEGEVWISSQNRNFQNRMGKGSIGNLSSAATVAASSFEMKVTDPSSFLAEIEESYFNAIKSHPKRSKPANSVHQITEIPYVEPNYDSSMADTKVKSTSSLEGNSVSTKGSSATRSPIKKKVIRLGDFVDTDAIAPADCLVTATTDEALGNHCMKYVMPDFRQKVRDGQKVLIAGKALGVGSSREAAVRALKGLGVQCVIARSFAFIFNRNLANLGVLRFIIDDNDFYELAVDGAEIQICLDERQVQIGGSTFYFQLSDMELALIENQGMTNAYQKFGSDIFQSLASGGKVVHKTTSRLTSAEPEVPAALRDLQW; this is translated from the exons ATGTGCACG GAGTTTGGCGCCATAACAGGGCTATTTGTGCCTGACGACATTGTTCATACCTACGTTTCTGGCCGAAAGCAAAAGTACAGACGATCTTCCTCAATCTACTTTCAACCTGATGCAGATGCAGTCTATTCGGGCACATACGAGATTGATCTATCCAAAGTCACACCGCTTTTCGCGATCTATCCTTCGCCCGATGACGTGGTTCCTgtgacggagaaggaaggtATGCATTTAGACGGATGCTTTATTGGCGCATGCACAACAACCGAAGAAGATTTGATTCTTGCAGCTCTTGTTTTGGATGTTGGTCTGCGGCGAAACTTGCCGTTGGCCCCTGGCAAGCGTCATGTGGCTCCTGGGTCAATTCCTATCCGATCACGGCTCGAGGCCTTGGGCTTTTTGGATATATTCAAAGAAGCTGGCTTCTCAGTTGGAGTACCAGGATGTAGCTATTGTGTCGGTATGggagctgatcaagctgGCGAAGGTGAGGTATGGATTTCGTCGCAGAATCGAAATTTCCAGAACCGAATGGGGAAGGGCTCCATCGGCAACCTCTCTTCCGCGGCTACGGTTGCCGCCTCATCTTTTGAGATGAAAGTCACGGACCCGTCGTCTTTTCTGGCGGAGATTGAAGAGAGTTATTTCAATGCGATAAAAAGCCACCCGAAGAGGAGCAAGCCTGCCAACAGTGTCCATCAGATAACGGAAATTCCCTACGTGGAACCTAATTATGATTCATCTATGGCAGATACCAAAGTCAAGAGCACCTCAAGTCTCGAAGGAAATAGCGTTTCTACCAAAGGATCCAGTGCCACAAGATCACCaatcaaaaaaaaagtcatCAGGTTGGGGGATTTTGTTGACACGGACGCG ATTGCACCGGCTGACTGCCTTGTGACTGCCACGACGGATGAAGCATTAGGCAATCATTGCATGAAATACGTGATGCCCGACTTTCGACAGAAGGTACGGGACGGACAAAAGGTTCTCATTGCAGGAAAGGCTTTGGGGGTTGGGTCCTCGCGTGAAGCAGCGGTAAGAGCCTTGAAAG GTCTCGGGGTTCAATGCGTTATTGCTCGTTCTTTCGCATTTATTTTCAACCGGAATCTCGCAAACTTGGGAGTCCTTCGCTTCATAATTGATGATAATGATTTCTATGAACTGGCTGTTGATGGAGCCGAAATCCAAATTTGCTTGGATGAACGACAGGTTCAAATTGGTGGATCCACGTTCTACTTCCAGCTGTCTGATATGGAGTTGGCTCTTATTGAGAACCAGGGCATGACCAATGCCTACCAAAAATTTGGAAGTGATATTTTTCAGTCCCTGGCTAGCGGAGGAAAGGTGGTCCATAAAACGACTTCCAGATTGACTAGTGCGGAACCAGAGGTCCCTGCGGCGTTGAGAGATTTGCAATGGTAG
- a CDS encoding uncharacterized protein (ID:PFLUO_008217-T1.cds;~source:funannotate) produces the protein MATNDASLLTLSQRISYVLQTIRGIHIESPVQKKECDTDNEELAYGNYVAVLDAFINLLKGQDKQNEADAIQRTKDIALESKSNGGLEIDLWKTLEPSACDALAFWVEAWLQSLSSAEKSRQLLRPLSTRPVQRRGMTLTEKILAHHSVDPIASNGLTAGDFVRVAIDWVAASEISYFGINKTLSQLDSFRIWRNDRFWIAGDHVVDPRTYNTPLNRRLIKATDKAAQDFKLTDYKGPNIRALLALLDVSLLGSEPQT, from the exons ATGGCAACAAACGACGCCAGTCTTCTGACCTTGTCTCAGAGGATCTCATATGTCCTGCAGACAATCCGTGGAATCCACATCGAGTCTCCGGtacaaaagaaagaat GTGATACCGACAACGAGGAACTCGCATATGGAAATTATGTGGCCGTACTCGATGCGTTCATCAACCTCCTGAAAGGCCAAGATAAGCAGAACGAGGCCGATGCAATCCAGCGCACCAAAGACATTGCACTGGAATCCAAGTCTAATGGAGGTCTTGAAATTGATCTGTGGAAAACGCTTGAGCCATCTGCTTGTGATGCACTCGCGTTTTGGGTCGAGGCATGGCTTCAGTCCCTTTCCTCGGCGGAGAAAAGCCGGCAGCTTTTGCGCCCTCTGTCGACACGACCAGTGCAGAGGCGTGGAATGACGTTAACAGAAAAGATCCTTGCACATCACTCTGTTGATCCTATTGCGTCCAATGGACTTACTGCTGGGGACTTTGTGCGAGTGGCTATCGACTGGGTTGCTGCGTCTGAGATATCCTACTTT GGAATTAACAAAACCCTTTCTCAGCTCGACTCATTCAGGATTTGGCGCAATGACCGTTTCTGGATTGCTGGGGACCATGTCGTCGATCCTCGAACATACAACACTCCTTTAAATCGCCGGCTTATTAAAGCTACCGATAAAGCTGCACAAGACTTCAAGCTGACTGATTACAAAGGTCCAAAT ATACGTGCTCTTCTGGCGCTGTTGGATGTCTCGCTGTTGGGCTCGGAGCCGCAGACGTAG
- a CDS encoding uncharacterized protein (ID:PFLUO_008218-T1.cds;~source:funannotate) translates to MESTSTSSISPASLLRRQIATKDEIVVCPGVYDGLSARIALHAGFKSLYMTGSGTAVSRLGMPDIGLTTLNDMRDNAALISSLDPSVPLIADADTGYGGALMVGRTVAQYMRAGVAALHLEDQVVNKRCGHLRNKELVSEDEYMSRIKAAVNMRTKLDGDIVIIARTDALQVFGFDVALNRLKMAISLGADVAFLEGIRTLEEAERVCKELHPTPVLYNMVQGGVSPRLTVSEAQKIGFKIIIFPAIASRAAFLSITKSVQYLKETGDFPDETAHVGPASLYSVCGLDEAMEFDKAAGGKSYEGGI, encoded by the exons ATGGAAAGCACAAGCACATCTTCTATCTCCCCGGCATCCTTGCTACGGCGGCAAATAGCCACCAAGGATGAGATCGTCGTGTGCCCTGGTGTATACGACGGACTCAGTGCGCGTATTGCCCTTCATGCCGGCTTTAAGAGCCTTTATATG ACTGGTTCTGGAACTGCCGTTTCCCGACTTGGAATGCCTGATATTGGTCTAACTACCCTGAATGATATGAGGGATAATGCGGCTCTCATTTCCAGCTTGGATCCATCGGTCCCGCTCATTGCAGATGCAGACACAGGTTACGGCG GTGCATTGATGGTAGGCCGTACGGTCGCTCAGTACATGCGTGCCGGCGTTGCAGCTCTACATCTCGAGGACCAGGTCGTCAACAAACGGTGTGGCCATCTCCGTAACAAGGAGCTAGTCTCAGAAGATGAGTACATGTCACGGATCAAAGCGGCTGTAAACATGCGAACAAAACTTGACGGTGATATTGTCATAATCGCACGTACGGACGCATTGCAGGTCTTTGGTTTTGATGTCGCTCTAAACAGACTGAAAATGGCAATCAGTCTAGGTGCTGATGTGGCTTTTCTCGAGGGCATCCGCACCCTGGAAGAGGCAGAACGTGTTTGTAAAGAGCTGCACCCAACCCCAGTCTTATACAACATGGTTCAGGGAGGGGTCTCCCCGCGTCTTACCGTCTCGGAAGCCCAGAAAATCGGCTTCAAGATTATCATATTCCCTGCAATCGCTTCTAGGGCGGCCTTCTTATCTATCACCAAGTCTGTGCAGTATCTCAAGGAAACTGGCGACTTCCCTGACGAGACTGCCCATGTGGGCCCGGCTTCCTTGTACAGTGTCTGTGGCTTGGATGAGGCAATGGAGTTTGATAAGGCTGCTGGTGGAAAATCTTACGAAGGGGGAATATAG